In Symphalangus syndactylus isolate Jambi chromosome 14, NHGRI_mSymSyn1-v2.1_pri, whole genome shotgun sequence, one DNA window encodes the following:
- the RETSAT gene encoding all-trans-retinol 13,14-reductase isoform X2, producing the protein MWLPLVLLLAVLLLAVLCKVYLGLFSGSSPNPFSEDVKRPPAPLVTDKEARKKVLRQGIHYIGRMEEGSIGRFILDQITEGQLDWVPLSSPFDIMVLEGPNGRKEYPMYSGEKAYIQGLKEKFPQEEAIIDKYIKLVKVVSSGAPHAILLKFLPLPVVQLLDRCGLLTRFSPFLHSSTQSLAEVLQQLGASSELQAVLSYIFPTYGVTPSHSAFSMHALLVNHYMKGAFYPRGGSSEIAFHTIPVIQRAGGAVLTKATVQSVLLDSAGKACGVSVKKGHELVNIYCPIVVSNAGLFNTYEHLLPGNARCLPGVKQQLGTVRPGLGMTSVFICLRGTKEDLRLPSTNYYVYYDTDMDQAMERYVSMPREEAAEHIPLLFIAFPSAKDPTWEDRFPGRSTMIMLIPSAYEWFEEWQEELKGKRGSDYETFKNSFVEASMSVVLKLFPQLEGKVDSVTAGSPLTNQFYLAAPRGACYGADHDLGRLHPRVMASLRAQSPIPNLYLTGQDIFTCGLLGALQGALLCSSAILKRNLYSDLKDLDSRIRAQKKKN; encoded by the exons ATGTGGCTTCCGCTGGTGCTACTCCTGGCCGTGCTGCTACTGGCCGTCCTCTGCAAAGTTTACTTGGGACTATTCTCTGGCAGCTCCCCGAATCCTTTCTCCGAAGATGTCAAACGGCCACCAGCGCCCCTGGTAACTGACAAGGAGGCCAGGAAGAAGGTTCTCAGACAAG GAATCCATTACATTGGGCGTATGGAGGAGGGCAGCATTGGCCGTTTTATCTTGGACCAGATCACTGAAGGGCAGCTGGACTGGGTTCCCCTGTCCTCTCCTTTTGACATCATGGTACTGGAAGGGCCCAATGGCCGAAAGGAGTACCCCATGTACAGTGGAGAGAAAGCCTACATTCAGGGCCTCAAGGAGAAGTTTCCACAGGAGGAAGCTATCATTGACAAGTATATAAAGCTGGTTAAG GTGGTATCCAGTGGAGCCCCTCATGCCATCCTGTTGAAGTTCCTCCCATTGCCTGTGGTTCAGCTCCTCGACAGGTGTGGGCTGCTGACTCGTTTCTCTCCATTCCTTCACTCATCCACCCAGAGCCTGGCTGAGGTCCTGCAGCAGCTGGGGGCCTCCTCTGAGCTCCAGGCAGTGCTCAGCTACATCTTCCCCACTTACG gTGTCACCCCCAGCCACAGTGCCTTTTCCATGCACGCCCTGCTGGTTAACCACTACATGAAAGGAGCCTTTTATCCCCGAGGGGGTTCCAGTGAAATTGCCTTCCACACCATCCCTGTGATTCAGCGGGCTGGGGGCGCTGTCCTTACAAAGGCCACTGTGCAGAGTGTGTTGCTGGACTCAGCTGGGAAAGCCTGTG GTGTCAGTGTGAAGAAGGGGCATGAGCTGGTGAACATCTATTGCCCCATCGTGGTCTCCAACGCAGGACTGTTCAACACCTATGAACACCTACTGCCGGGGAATGCCCGCTGCCTGCCAG GTGTGAAGCAGCAGCTGGGGACAGTGCGGCCCGGCTTAGGCATGACCTCTGTTTTCATCTGCCTGCGAGGCACCAAGGAAGACCTGCGTCTGCCGTCTACCAACTACTATGTTTACTATGACACGGACATGGACCAGGC GATGGAGCGCTACGTCTCCATGCCCAGGGAAGAGGCTGCAGAACACATCCCTCTTCTCTTCATCGCTTTCCCATCAGCCAAAGATCCGACCTGGGAGGACCGATTCCCAG GCCGGTCCACCATGATCATGCTCATACCCAGCGCCTACGAGTGGTTTGAGGAGTGGCAGGAGGAGCTGAAGGGAAAGCGGGGCAGTGACTATGAGACCTTCAAAAACTCCTTTGTGGAAGCCTCTATGTCAGTGGTCCTGAAACTGTTCCCACAGCTGGAGGGGAAG GTGGACAGTGTGACTGCAGGATCCCCACTCACCAACCAGTTCTATCTGGCTGCTCCCCGAGGTGCCTGCTACGGGGCTGACCATGACCTGGGCCGCCTGCACCCTCGTGTGATGGCCTCCTTGAGGGCCCAGAGCCCCATCCCCAACCTCTATCTGACAG GCCAGGATATCTTCACCTGTGGGCTGCTCGGGGCCCTGCAAGGTGCCCTGCTGTGCAGCAGCGCCATCCTGAAGCGGAATTTGTACTCAGACCTTAAGGATCTTGATTCTAGGATCCgggcacagaagaaaaagaattag
- the RETSAT gene encoding all-trans-retinol 13,14-reductase isoform X1, whose amino-acid sequence MWLPLVLLLAVLLLAVLCKVYLGLFSGSSPNPFSEDVKRPPAPLVTDKEARKKVLRQAFSANQVPEKLDVVVIGSGFGGLAAAAILAKAGKRVLVLEQHTKAGGCCHTFGKNGLEFDTGIHYIGRMEEGSIGRFILDQITEGQLDWVPLSSPFDIMVLEGPNGRKEYPMYSGEKAYIQGLKEKFPQEEAIIDKYIKLVKVVSSGAPHAILLKFLPLPVVQLLDRCGLLTRFSPFLHSSTQSLAEVLQQLGASSELQAVLSYIFPTYGVTPSHSAFSMHALLVNHYMKGAFYPRGGSSEIAFHTIPVIQRAGGAVLTKATVQSVLLDSAGKACGVSVKKGHELVNIYCPIVVSNAGLFNTYEHLLPGNARCLPGVKQQLGTVRPGLGMTSVFICLRGTKEDLRLPSTNYYVYYDTDMDQAMERYVSMPREEAAEHIPLLFIAFPSAKDPTWEDRFPGRSTMIMLIPSAYEWFEEWQEELKGKRGSDYETFKNSFVEASMSVVLKLFPQLEGKVDSVTAGSPLTNQFYLAAPRGACYGADHDLGRLHPRVMASLRAQSPIPNLYLTGQDIFTCGLLGALQGALLCSSAILKRNLYSDLKDLDSRIRAQKKKN is encoded by the exons ATGTGGCTTCCGCTGGTGCTACTCCTGGCCGTGCTGCTACTGGCCGTCCTCTGCAAAGTTTACTTGGGACTATTCTCTGGCAGCTCCCCGAATCCTTTCTCCGAAGATGTCAAACGGCCACCAGCGCCCCTGGTAACTGACAAGGAGGCCAGGAAGAAGGTTCTCAGACAAG CTTTTTCAGCCAACCAAGTGCCGGagaagctggatgtggtggtaatTGGCAGTGGCTTTGGGGGCCTGGCTGCAGCTGCAATTCTAGCTAAAGCTGGCAAGCGAGTCCTGGTGCTGGAACAACATACCAAGGCAGGGGGCTGCTGTCATACCTTTGGAAAGAATGGCCttgaatttgacacag GAATCCATTACATTGGGCGTATGGAGGAGGGCAGCATTGGCCGTTTTATCTTGGACCAGATCACTGAAGGGCAGCTGGACTGGGTTCCCCTGTCCTCTCCTTTTGACATCATGGTACTGGAAGGGCCCAATGGCCGAAAGGAGTACCCCATGTACAGTGGAGAGAAAGCCTACATTCAGGGCCTCAAGGAGAAGTTTCCACAGGAGGAAGCTATCATTGACAAGTATATAAAGCTGGTTAAG GTGGTATCCAGTGGAGCCCCTCATGCCATCCTGTTGAAGTTCCTCCCATTGCCTGTGGTTCAGCTCCTCGACAGGTGTGGGCTGCTGACTCGTTTCTCTCCATTCCTTCACTCATCCACCCAGAGCCTGGCTGAGGTCCTGCAGCAGCTGGGGGCCTCCTCTGAGCTCCAGGCAGTGCTCAGCTACATCTTCCCCACTTACG gTGTCACCCCCAGCCACAGTGCCTTTTCCATGCACGCCCTGCTGGTTAACCACTACATGAAAGGAGCCTTTTATCCCCGAGGGGGTTCCAGTGAAATTGCCTTCCACACCATCCCTGTGATTCAGCGGGCTGGGGGCGCTGTCCTTACAAAGGCCACTGTGCAGAGTGTGTTGCTGGACTCAGCTGGGAAAGCCTGTG GTGTCAGTGTGAAGAAGGGGCATGAGCTGGTGAACATCTATTGCCCCATCGTGGTCTCCAACGCAGGACTGTTCAACACCTATGAACACCTACTGCCGGGGAATGCCCGCTGCCTGCCAG GTGTGAAGCAGCAGCTGGGGACAGTGCGGCCCGGCTTAGGCATGACCTCTGTTTTCATCTGCCTGCGAGGCACCAAGGAAGACCTGCGTCTGCCGTCTACCAACTACTATGTTTACTATGACACGGACATGGACCAGGC GATGGAGCGCTACGTCTCCATGCCCAGGGAAGAGGCTGCAGAACACATCCCTCTTCTCTTCATCGCTTTCCCATCAGCCAAAGATCCGACCTGGGAGGACCGATTCCCAG GCCGGTCCACCATGATCATGCTCATACCCAGCGCCTACGAGTGGTTTGAGGAGTGGCAGGAGGAGCTGAAGGGAAAGCGGGGCAGTGACTATGAGACCTTCAAAAACTCCTTTGTGGAAGCCTCTATGTCAGTGGTCCTGAAACTGTTCCCACAGCTGGAGGGGAAG GTGGACAGTGTGACTGCAGGATCCCCACTCACCAACCAGTTCTATCTGGCTGCTCCCCGAGGTGCCTGCTACGGGGCTGACCATGACCTGGGCCGCCTGCACCCTCGTGTGATGGCCTCCTTGAGGGCCCAGAGCCCCATCCCCAACCTCTATCTGACAG GCCAGGATATCTTCACCTGTGGGCTGCTCGGGGCCCTGCAAGGTGCCCTGCTGTGCAGCAGCGCCATCCTGAAGCGGAATTTGTACTCAGACCTTAAGGATCTTGATTCTAGGATCCgggcacagaagaaaaagaattag